TCCGACTACATTGCAGAGGGGTTCTCAGCAAATGTTGCTGAGATATTAGAAATCACCGGAAAATCAATAAAGACGGTGTATAACGGGCTATCACTTTTAAAACTTCCTCCTGAGATTCAGGCCGAAATCAGGTCGGGAAACCTCCCTGTTTCCCAGGGGTACCTATTCGCTGCCAACCTTGAATGTCCCGATCGTATGAAGATATTTACCGATATTTTGAAAACGCCGGTTACTTATATTATTCTGGAAAGAATGCTCACCGCATACAAAAAAGTTAAACCTGACCCTGCCGATACAAAGCCCATAACCGTGAAAAAACAGGTTAAGGGTATTTTATCCATAAAAACAGTCTTTGAGAAGGGTCTTGCAACCTATATACGGGAAGACGTTGAAAAACTCCTCTATGAACTACAGGTTTTCTGTGATTATGTCCAACAACATGCGCCTATGATCCCATACGGAAAGAAAAGACCGCCACAGGTGTGAGAAGGGCAGTGAATAGTGAATAGTAGAAAAGATAGGCGGACTTGTGAAGCTGGTAAAGCCATGAAGCGAGATGAAGGCAGTGAAATAGGTAAAAAGGCAGAAAATGTGATGAAGGAAGTTAGAAGTTAATAGTAAATATGTTTTTAACTATTCACTAACGACTATTCACTGGAGTTATCTAAGGTTTTTCGAAGGGGAAAATCAGGATTGCCCTGATTGACAGGAAAGAGACCTGTGGGTTATAAAATAGCACGATTATTATTTTGACCTTTAAAATCAAATAAGTATATCGTATAATGTTTAATTAAGAGGTGAATATCATGGATTTCGGAAGTTTTGGTTATTTTAATTTTACGTGGGAATTTATCAGTGGTTTTTTAATGATTATACTTATCGACCTTGTCCTGGCAGGAGACAATGCGGTTGTTATTGCAATGGCTGTCCGTAATCTGGCGCCCAAACAAAGGGTTAGAGGCATTATGTTAGGCGCAGGCGGAGCGATTATATTAAGGATTTTACTGACAATCGTAGTTGCCCAGCTTCTCGGTATAAAGGGACTGAAGTTCTGTGGCGGCGCCCTTATTATGTGGATAGCGTTGAAACTTTTTATAGAGGGAGCGCCGGAAGAGGGCGTCAAAAAGGAGCCGAAGACCATATGGCAGGCCATGATAACCGTCATAATTGCCGATATTGTCATGAGTCTCGATAACATGCTTGCCGTAGCAGGCGCGTCCCACGGCAATAATTTTCTGATTATCTTCGGATTGGTGTTAAGTATCCCCTTTATAGTATTTACGAGCAACCTTCTTGCCATGTTGATGGATAAATATCCCATTATTGTGTATCTTGGGGCCATGGTACTTGGAAAGGTTTCAGGAGAGATGATAATCACAGATCCCTTTGTACAGTCATTCCTCCACACAGGCAAGACCACCCAGTATATTGTAGAGGTTGTAGGCGCAATTGCTGTGGTTGTGGTAGGCAAACTCTGGATGAAGTGGAAGATAAGTAAGCAAAACAAAGAGGGGAACGAAACCCAAACTAACTGAAAAAAGGAGGTTTTATCATGGCAACCTTAACCATATCAAGGCAGCACGGAAGCAGCGGCAGACAGATAGGACAGGAAATAGCCCACGAAATCGGGTATGAATACATCGACAGAGAACAAATTCTCACAGATATCAGGGAAAAAGGTCAGGAATGGGAAAAATGGGAAAAGGAATTTGAAGAACATCACCCCACAATATGGGAAAGATATGACTGGTCTTTTAGAGGGTTTGTGGCGCTGCAACAGAGCCTTATATTTGATTACGCATTGAAGGATAATGTGGTAATCATGGGCAGAGGCGCAAATTTTCTCCTTAAGGACATTTCTTATGTTCTAAAAGTCCGTTTTGAAGCACCTCTTGATAAGCGAATCGAGATGGTCCAGAATCGTGAGAATACAGACAGGGCAACAGCTCAGTGGATGATAAAGAAACTTGACAAAGAGAGCAAAGGCTTTATCGGCACGGTATACGGCGCAGATTGGAATGTCCACACCTACTACGATATTATCTTCAATACAGCCGTTCAGTCTACAGATATGATCATGGCCTCTCTAAAGACTACTCTTGCAGAAAAAGATCAGCTCAAAACTGAGGACGCAAAAAATATACTCAGGATGAAGGCTGCTGCATTTCGTGTAAAAGCCGGCATTTTGACAAATTCAAAATTCTTTGTCCCGACCCTTAATATATTCCCGAGCAATGACACGATTGTCCTTAAGGGGGTAGTCCATAATCCTAAAGAGTATAAGAATCTTGAGGATGAAGCAAGGCGTCTTGCCGGCAACATACCGGTAAAATGTGAACTGAATTACCGTTGAAAACCTGTAATAATAGAGTATGGGATAAGCATAACGGCCAGACTAACTCTGGCCGTTATGCTATGAGACTCAGCCGGAGGTCATAACTTATAGCGAGGTAAGCCCTTCCCTTATTGCATATTTTGTCAATTCGGCGATACTATGCATGTTTAACTTCTCCATAACCTGCTGCCGATGGGTTTCGATAGTCTTAACACTGATATTTAAATGAGCTGCTATCTGCCTGGTCGTTTTGCCTTCTGCAAGAAGCTGAAGCACTTCCCGTTCCCTTGCGGTTAACGGTGTAAAGGCTGTAGCCTCATTTGCCGGTATATTATGAATATATTCCTTTATCACCACATCCGTTATCTTCGGGCTCAGATAGGGCTGGCCGGACATAACGGTCATGATGTCCAGTTCAAGCTCTTCAAAGGCGCTGTCCTTCAAAAGATATCCTGATGCGCCGGCTTTTAACATCTGTAGTACAAACCTCCTGTCCGAATGCATTGAAAGGGCAATTACCCTGATACCTTTTGTCTCTGAAATAATCTGGCCGGTTGCATTAATCCCGTTCATATCCGGCATGCCGATATCCATAATCACGATATCCGGCAAAAGTTTTTTGGCAAGACGCACCGCTGTTAATCCATCCTGTGCTTCTGCAACAACCTCCATGTTCGGATTCTTTTCGAGCAGGGCGTGTAATCCTTCCCTTATAATTTTATGGTCATCTGCCAGAAGAATTTTTATACCCATGGCAATCTCTCCTTTTACCTATTCGCTAACTCTTCAACGGTGCATTAAGGACAATCCTTGTCCCTCGCCCCTTTTGCGACCTTATTTCCACCTGGCCTCCAAGATGATGTAAACGCTCCCGGATACTGAAAAGTCCGAACCCCTTATTTTCATCAAAATAAAAATTCATCTTTGCTGCATTAAACCCGACACCGTCATCCACAACATGAATGGATATATTGTTTTCAATTTTTCGTACAGTCACTTTTACCTTCCATGCCCGGGCATGTTTTGCCACATTTACCAGAAGCTCGCGTACTGCCATAAAAAGAAAAATACGGATTTCATCGTTAACAGGCTTTAAATAGTTATCATTTTCGAATTCATAATCAAGGCCATGCTGTTCATGAATCTGCTCAGTCAGCCATTCAAGCGCCGCCTCAAGACCAAGATCGTAAAGAATGGGCGGGCTCAGTTCAAAGGTCAATGAACGGGTATAACGGATTGCCTGTTCTATGTATTCCCTGATTTCCTCTAATTTGTCACCGGGTGCATTCGTTTTTGCATATTCCATCAAGGCGCCCAGCTTGATCTTGGAAACGGCAAGTACCTGGCCGATATGGTCATGAAGCATGGTGGCTATGCGCCGTCTCTCCTTCTCCTCTGCCAGCGAGAGATCTGAGGCCAGAGACCTGAGCTGTTTCTGGTAAGATTGTATCTTTTCTTCTGCCTTTTTCTGCTCGGTTATATCTTCTACGGTTCCTTCATAGTAAAGAATTGTGCCATCTGTTCCACGGACAACCTTGGCGTTTTCACGAACAAAAATTAAAGGACTGCCGCGCCTGACCCATTTAGTCTCAAACCCTCTCACCTTTTCTTCTTTTTCAAGGCGCTTCTTGAGTCTCTTTTTCAGATACGTAGGTTCGTAATCCCCTCTTTTCAATTGACTCGATGCCATCTCATTAATGGAGTTATATCCGAGCATCCTTAACAGGGTAGGATTGGCCATAAATATCCTTCCATCGGGATTCGTCCGGTAAATGCCTATAGGGGAATTTTCAAAAAGATTTCTGTAACGCTCCGCGCCTTTGTGAAGCATGTCTACAATACTTTTACGCCTGTTAAGTTCAAGGGTGAGACGTTCGTTTGCATCCATCAATTCTGCCGTACGTTCCTTTACCCGTTGCTCAAGCTCATCTTTTGCCATCTGGATTGTCTCTTCGACCTGTTTATGCTTTGTAATATCGTTGTTTATCTCCACTATTCCGACGGGGTTGCCCTTGTTGTCCCTCCTTAAAGCCCACCTGCTCTCTACAATGATTCGCCCTCCGTCCCGCTTTGTATGGATAAGCTCGCCGTCCCATCGTCCATTGCCGAATACATCCGCCTTGATCTCTTCAAACGGTTTAGAAAATTCAGTACGCAGGAGCTTATGTATGTTTTTGCCTATAGCTTCTTCCTTTGTCCATCCGTAACGCTCTATCGCCCCGTTGTTCCAGAATGTAATCTCTCCATCAAGATTGCCGACAATGATTGCATCCTCTGCAATTTCAAGAAGTTCTGCCTGGTCTCTCAATTTATCAGATTGTCGCTGCAATTCTTTTTCAGTATTTTCCCGCGAGGATTGCTTCATTAAAGACCGGCATTGTTTCTCGCTTTCCTTTAGAACTTTTTGAATATGCTTTAACTTTGGTTGTAAATGCTCAAGCCGGGCAACTTTATTCCGTAGCATAACAAGTTCTTTTTCCATACTGTTGCAGCTTTCTTTTTTATCCATTTGCTTCTCCATTCTACAACCCGTGATAATTTATAATATATCCGGTCTTATTGTCTATTAATTAAGAAAATAACTTTTTTTAAGAATATTCTGTCATTGACAAAAACCGGAGGCAAGGTATAATATTGGTCAAACATTTAAAAATAAAATGAGTAAATGACTATCAGAAACGGTCATCAACTCTTCGACGGGTCAGAGATGAAAAGGAAAATAACAAGAAAAATAAAAATCGGTAATATTCCTATTGGCGGCGGTAGTCCGATTATTGTTCAATCAATGCTCAAAACTCATCCCGAAAATCCTCAGGAAACATTAAATCAGGCAATGGCCCTTAAAAAAGCGGGGTGCGAGCTGATAAGGATAGCATTACCCCAGGAAGATACCTGTAATATTATCCCCTTTCTAAAAAATGGAATTGATACGCCCATTATAGGAGATGTTCACTTTAATCATAAAATTGCCATAAAGGCCATGGAACTCGGAATTGACGCGATACGGATAAATCCCGGAACTATCAATAATGTCCGAAAAGTAAAGGAGGTTGTTCTTGTTGCCAAAGAGACAAAAACTCCAATACGTATCGGCTTGAATACCGGCTCGATTGAGAAAAGAATACTTAAAAAATACTCCCGGCCATGCGCGGACGCAATGGTTGAAAGCGCGCTTTACTATGTAAAATTCTTCGAAGATCTCGGCTGGAGGGAGTTGAAGGTTTCTCTGAAGGCTTCAGATATATACCAGACAGTTGACGCATATAAAAAATTTTCAGAACAGTGCGATTATCCCCTTCACGTTGGCATCACAGAAGCCGGTCCGATATTTTCGGGCGCGATAAAATCTGCTATAGGCATCGGTATACTGCTTTATGAGGGTATCGGGGACACCATCAGGGTATCTCTGACAGGCAACCCGGTTTATGAAGTTACCGCTGCTTACCATATTCTCAGGGACCTCGGCCTTAGAAAAAGAGGCATCAACATCATATCGTGTCCTACCTGCGGAAGATGTAAAACCAATATATTCGATATTGTTGCAGATTTTGAAAAAGAAGTCGATCACTTCGAGACAAACCTGAATGTTGCCATAATGGGCTGTGAAGTTAACGGCCCCGGAGAAGCAAAAGAAGCTGATATCGGCATAGCATTCGGCGCCAACAAAGCTGTTCTATTTTCAAAAGGGGCTATTATTAAAACAGGCATACCTAAAGAAATTGCAAAGGGCATCCTCATGGAAGCAATCTATAATATGACAACTTGAATGCTGCCTGCCCTATAGCCTTCCATAATCATCTTCAATTCTCACTATATCATCTTCTCCAAAATATTCGCCCATTTGAACTTCTATAAATATGAGCGTTTCCTTCCCGATATTCTCGATCCTGTGAAATGCTTCTTTCCCTATATTAATACAATCACCGGGTACTAAAAGATATTCTCTTCCGTCTATTGTGACCTTCCCTTCGCCTCTAACAATCTGCCAGTGCTCCCCTCTCTTAAGATGTTTCTGATAACTCAGCCTTTTACCCGGAAACACTTCAATCCTTTTTACCTTAAAATCCATCTCATCCTGAATAACAAACCATCTCCCCCAGGGAGGCATGCCTTTATGCCCGTCGTCCATTTCCATGGGTGTCTCCTCATTAAAATTATTTGGACTTATTATCTTTTTATACTTCTTCATGTAAGTATAGTCAACTGTCATCAGATATGGAGCGGCAGTTTTAAAAGTTTTTTTGAACTATACTCGATTGAGTACCGGATAAAAATATTGTATAGTTAGACAATTGCTTATGAAAAAAATAGTAGTCGGCACAGCCGGACATATAGATCACGGTAAAACCACCCTTATCAAAGCCATTACAGGCATCGACTGCGACAGGTTGAAAGAGGAAAAAGACAGGGGTATTACCACGGAACTCGGCTTTGCACATTACAAGTTCGGCAACGATTTACTCCTCGGCATAGTTGATGTACCAGGGCATGAAAAGTTTATCAGACACATGGTTGCAGGGGCCTGGGGTATTGACATGGTGCTCCTTATAGTTGCAGCAGATGAAGGAGTAATGCCCCAGACAAGAGAACACATAGATATTTGCGAACTCCTCGGATTGTCGAAGGGCATCGTCGTAATTACCAAAAAAGACCTTGTTGATGATGTTATGGTGGAGCTTGTTACCGAAGATGTGCAGGACCTGCTTAAAGGGAGACTGCTCGAAGGCGCAACTGTTATACCCGTATCTTCAACTACAGGTGAAAACCTGGAACAGCTAAAAAACGCAATTAAAGAAATTGCCGTTGAAATACAGGAACGGTCCGGCAGAGGCATATTCAGATTACCTGTGGACAGGGTTTTTACTTTAAAAGGGCTCGGCACAATAGTAACGGGAACATGCATCTCAGGCTCCATCAAAACAGGTGAAGAGATTGAGATATATCCTCTAAACAAACGGGCAAAAATAAGGAATATCCAGACATACCATGAAGATACAGCAGAGGCAATTGCAGGGGAAAGGGTCGCTTTAAACTTGCAGGGTGTTGAGAAACAGGACATAGACAGAGGAACCATCATCGGCAGGCCGGGCACCTTAGCATTATCCAACAGGATAGATGTATCATTAAAATATTTGAAACTCCCCTTCAACCCCATAAAAACCGACACAATTTTAAGGTTCCATATAGCCACAACCCAGGAAGAAGGAAGGCTGATCTTATTAGACAAAGATACTATTGAACCGGGCGAGGAGGCTTTTGCCCAGTTTGTTTTTTCAAATCCGGTCGTTTCTCTGCCTGATGACAGGTTTATTATCCGTGGTTCATACATGATTCAGACCATCGGCGGCGGAAAGATTCTTGATATTGCACCGACAAAACATAAACGGAAGGCCGCAGAACTGGATTCCCTGTACAGTCTCTTGAAAGAAGGCACTTACAATGACAAAGCCGAATACCATATTCTGAAAGGCGGGTATAAAGGCATTGACAGATCATTGCTTCCCGTATTTATAGGCAAAGATGCACCTTATGCTGTAAATATAGTGGAAACGTTAACACAACTCGGCAAAATAAAATCTATCGGAAAAACAATAGTACATATGGATTATTTCACAGGCTACAAAAAAAGCCTCAAACAGATACTCGCCGATTTTCACGAAAAGAACCCTTTAAAAATAGGTATATCAAAAGAAGAATTGCGTATGAGACTGCCTGCTGTTGAACCCCAGGTATTTCAGACAGCCCTGGATGAATGTATTAATGAAGGGGTAGTTGAAACCGAAAAAGATAAAGTAAGGGCAAAAAATACCGGAAAATCGATTGACACAGAAGTTGAACGCCTTGAAAACAACATATTAAAAATGCTTTTTAGCGCAGGCCCTACACCTCCTGCATTAAAAGAACTCTCCATTGAACTGAAGAAAAGTGAAAATCAGATAAAAGACATCATGGAAAAATTGACATACAGGGGTAAGGTAATAAAAGTAAAAGGAGAACTCTACTTCCACAATGATGTTATGGAGACTATAAAGGTAAAGGTAGTCACACATTTAAAAGAAAAAAAAGAGATGACGCCTGTAGATTTCAGATCATTTTTTGATATATCAAGAAAATATATGATACCGATACTTGAATATCTTGACGAAATCAAACTGACAATAAGGGTGGGTGATAAGAGGGTTTTGCGGAACTGACCCGCTACCGGCTAAAGCCGGTGGTTGCCCGCTGGGCTTATCCGTTAAAATCTATCTGACTGACACCACAGCTTCCGATATCCAGCCATCTTTATTGCCGTATAAATGAAAACTGTACCATCTCTTTCCGGCACTATCCGTTTTTTCGTCAATAATCTTTACCGTTTCGCCTTCAAAAATCAAACCTATTCTTGCAGCATTAATATCAGGCGCGCTTCTTACATTCGCACTGCTTGCTTTGATTGAGGCCTCTCTTTCATGTTTCCTTGGACTTTCAACCTGCGGCGACTCTTCACGCTTTGCCGGCTCTGCCTGTTGTGCCTTGTTTTCCTGTGTTTCCTGTGCCGGTTTATCATCAGCCTTAATCGTAACTTCCTTTTTTACCGGCGCCATGCTGCCGGCCTCTTTCCCACCAAAAGTAAAATAATAACCTGCAGCAAAACCGGCGATTATTACGAATAGAACAGCCAGCACAGCAAAAAATGGTCTTACATGGTCTATTTTTGTCTCATATTTCACATCTTCCTTCAGGCTTACAGGGGCGACGTTGGGTATCTTTTTTTCTACAATTTCCTTTCTCTCATTAAGTCCGGCAGAACTATCCGATACAGGTTCCTTTTTTGTCTCTCCCTCATTAATATACGCGAGGCTTTCTCCCTTGCCTGACATTGCATTTATAACCTTTGACATCTCCTTAAAACCAATCTTGCTTGAACGGTCGGTAAAACCTATCAACAAAGAAAGATCCGACATGGCAATGATCGTTCTCGGAGAGCCCATGGAATATCTCTGAATAATTTCCAGGGCATCATCGGTAAAAATTTCCCTTTCATCGTTGAGGCCGGCTCTCATAAGCCTGTGTTTAATAAGATCCCTTGTTTCTTTAAGCTGCAAAGGAACAAAGTAATATCTCACAGGTAATCTTTGCCAGAATTCCGGTATGGATTTAACTTCGTTCCACAGCGGTCTCTGCCCGGAAAGAATGAATGTATGCAGATATTCGTTGTTGTATGTAAGGTTTATAAGAATCCTCAGTTCCTGTAATATATCCTGCGCCCCGCATAACATCTGACCCTCATCAACAATTATGATGCTTTTACCGCCTTGTTGCTTTATCTCAATGAGAGCTTCTTTTAAGATCATAAGATTCTTCAGCTTATCCTGGTTATGACTTAAATCGGAAACAATCTG
The sequence above is drawn from the Pseudomonadota bacterium genome and encodes:
- a CDS encoding phosphomannose isomerase type II C-terminal cupin domain, producing MTVDYTYMKKYKKIISPNNFNEETPMEMDDGHKGMPPWGRWFVIQDEMDFKVKRIEVFPGKRLSYQKHLKRGEHWQIVRGEGKVTIDGREYLLVPGDCINIGKEAFHRIENIGKETLIFIEVQMGEYFGEDDIVRIEDDYGRL
- a CDS encoding response regulator transcription factor, whose protein sequence is MGIKILLADDHKIIREGLHALLEKNPNMEVVAEAQDGLTAVRLAKKLLPDIVIMDIGMPDMNGINATGQIISETKGIRVIALSMHSDRRFVLQMLKAGASGYLLKDSAFEELELDIMTVMSGQPYLSPKITDVVIKEYIHNIPANEATAFTPLTAREREVLQLLAEGKTTRQIAAHLNISVKTIETHRQQVMEKLNMHSIAELTKYAIREGLTSL
- a CDS encoding ParB/RepB/Spo0J family partition protein, whose product is MATKKTVESPEFLYLPLENIIVEEQIRSGIDTESESFKSLMESIKDRGVLEPVLVTPKDGKYLLLCGERRYLAVQKLDLESIPARVVNTMTQKDEILAYQLTENLQREDLNPIDQAKGILAYIQAKLPDKNYDVDGVMNDLVSVMRSSDYIAEGFSANVAEILEITGKSIKTVYNGLSLLKLPPEIQAEIRSGNLPVSQGYLFAANLECPDRMKIFTDILKTPVTYIILERMLTAYKKVKPDPADTKPITVKKQVKGILSIKTVFEKGLATYIREDVEKLLYELQVFCDYVQQHAPMIPYGKKRPPQV
- the ispG gene encoding flavodoxin-dependent (E)-4-hydroxy-3-methylbut-2-enyl-diphosphate synthase → MTIRNGHQLFDGSEMKRKITRKIKIGNIPIGGGSPIIVQSMLKTHPENPQETLNQAMALKKAGCELIRIALPQEDTCNIIPFLKNGIDTPIIGDVHFNHKIAIKAMELGIDAIRINPGTINNVRKVKEVVLVAKETKTPIRIGLNTGSIEKRILKKYSRPCADAMVESALYYVKFFEDLGWRELKVSLKASDIYQTVDAYKKFSEQCDYPLHVGITEAGPIFSGAIKSAIGIGILLYEGIGDTIRVSLTGNPVYEVTAAYHILRDLGLRKRGINIISCPTCGRCKTNIFDIVADFEKEVDHFETNLNVAIMGCEVNGPGEAKEADIGIAFGANKAVLFSKGAIIKTGIPKEIAKGILMEAIYNMTT
- a CDS encoding TerC family protein, with product MDFGSFGYFNFTWEFISGFLMIILIDLVLAGDNAVVIAMAVRNLAPKQRVRGIMLGAGGAIILRILLTIVVAQLLGIKGLKFCGGALIMWIALKLFIEGAPEEGVKKEPKTIWQAMITVIIADIVMSLDNMLAVAGASHGNNFLIIFGLVLSIPFIVFTSNLLAMLMDKYPIIVYLGAMVLGKVSGEMIITDPFVQSFLHTGKTTQYIVEVVGAIAVVVVGKLWMKWKISKQNKEGNETQTN
- a CDS encoding cytidylate kinase-like family protein, with product MATLTISRQHGSSGRQIGQEIAHEIGYEYIDREQILTDIREKGQEWEKWEKEFEEHHPTIWERYDWSFRGFVALQQSLIFDYALKDNVVIMGRGANFLLKDISYVLKVRFEAPLDKRIEMVQNRENTDRATAQWMIKKLDKESKGFIGTVYGADWNVHTYYDIIFNTAVQSTDMIMASLKTTLAEKDQLKTEDAKNILRMKAAAFRVKAGILTNSKFFVPTLNIFPSNDTIVLKGVVHNPKEYKNLEDEARRLAGNIPVKCELNYR
- a CDS encoding SH3 domain-containing protein is translated as MSENYIEYWGLKQHPFLLAPDSNMMHMAGQYYECLERLKYAVNTNKGGALVVSEDAGLGKTTILLKLINEMKGLYGDAFKYAFVDHPTLTSNQLIAYIAGCFTDSTPDEENKPRNLTIDFIHNRMQIVSDLSHNQDKLKNLMILKEALIEIKQQGGKSIIIVDEGQMLCGAQDILQELRILINLTYNNEYLHTFILSGQRPLWNEVKSIPEFWQRLPVRYYFVPLQLKETRDLIKHRLMRAGLNDEREIFTDDALEIIQRYSMGSPRTIIAMSDLSLLIGFTDRSSKIGFKEMSKVINAMSGKGESLAYINEGETKKEPVSDSSAGLNERKEIVEKKIPNVAPVSLKEDVKYETKIDHVRPFFAVLAVLFVIIAGFAAGYYFTFGGKEAGSMAPVKKEVTIKADDKPAQETQENKAQQAEPAKREESPQVESPRKHEREASIKASSANVRSAPDINAARIGLIFEGETVKIIDEKTDSAGKRWYSFHLYGNKDGWISEAVVSVR
- a CDS encoding PAS domain S-box protein, with amino-acid sequence MDKKESCNSMEKELVMLRNKVARLEHLQPKLKHIQKVLKESEKQCRSLMKQSSRENTEKELQRQSDKLRDQAELLEIAEDAIIVGNLDGEITFWNNGAIERYGWTKEEAIGKNIHKLLRTEFSKPFEEIKADVFGNGRWDGELIHTKRDGGRIIVESRWALRRDNKGNPVGIVEINNDITKHKQVEETIQMAKDELEQRVKERTAELMDANERLTLELNRRKSIVDMLHKGAERYRNLFENSPIGIYRTNPDGRIFMANPTLLRMLGYNSINEMASSQLKRGDYEPTYLKKRLKKRLEKEEKVRGFETKWVRRGSPLIFVRENAKVVRGTDGTILYYEGTVEDITEQKKAEEKIQSYQKQLRSLASDLSLAEEKERRRIATMLHDHIGQVLAVSKIKLGALMEYAKTNAPGDKLEEIREYIEQAIRYTRSLTFELSPPILYDLGLEAALEWLTEQIHEQHGLDYEFENDNYLKPVNDEIRIFLFMAVRELLVNVAKHARAWKVKVTVRKIENNISIHVVDDGVGFNAAKMNFYFDENKGFGLFSIRERLHHLGGQVEIRSQKGRGTRIVLNAPLKS
- the selB gene encoding selenocysteine-specific translation elongation factor, with amino-acid sequence MKKIVVGTAGHIDHGKTTLIKAITGIDCDRLKEEKDRGITTELGFAHYKFGNDLLLGIVDVPGHEKFIRHMVAGAWGIDMVLLIVAADEGVMPQTREHIDICELLGLSKGIVVITKKDLVDDVMVELVTEDVQDLLKGRLLEGATVIPVSSTTGENLEQLKNAIKEIAVEIQERSGRGIFRLPVDRVFTLKGLGTIVTGTCISGSIKTGEEIEIYPLNKRAKIRNIQTYHEDTAEAIAGERVALNLQGVEKQDIDRGTIIGRPGTLALSNRIDVSLKYLKLPFNPIKTDTILRFHIATTQEEGRLILLDKDTIEPGEEAFAQFVFSNPVVSLPDDRFIIRGSYMIQTIGGGKILDIAPTKHKRKAAELDSLYSLLKEGTYNDKAEYHILKGGYKGIDRSLLPVFIGKDAPYAVNIVETLTQLGKIKSIGKTIVHMDYFTGYKKSLKQILADFHEKNPLKIGISKEELRMRLPAVEPQVFQTALDECINEGVVETEKDKVRAKNTGKSIDTEVERLENNILKMLFSAGPTPPALKELSIELKKSENQIKDIMEKLTYRGKVIKVKGELYFHNDVMETIKVKVVTHLKEKKEMTPVDFRSFFDISRKYMIPILEYLDEIKLTIRVGDKRVLRN